GGGGCATCCACGACTTCTTCGACGGGACCGAACACTTCGCCTCCTCGGCCATCCAATCCCTGCGCCGATTTTTTTCTTAGCGCGATGGACAGGGACGCGCTTCAGAGCTAACTTCTCCTCATGACTCCGCGAAACCTCGGGGCCGCCCGGGAGAAGCTGATCGCCCTCTTCGACAGCGCCCCCATCATTCAAAGCTTCGGGATGAAACTCTCCTATGACGAGGCCGGCCGCGCGCTGGTACGCCTGCCCTTCAATCCCAACTTCGACCACGCCTTCCATCAAATCCACGGCGGGGTGATGGCCACGATGCTCGACACCGCGGGCTGGTTCACCGCCGCGCCCCACTTCGACAACTGGATCGCCACCGTCGAGTTCCAGACCCGCCTCCTCGAGCCCGTGGAAAAGGTCGATCTGGTCGCCGCCGGCAGGATCGTCCGGCTCGGCAAGCGGATCGCGGTCTGCGAGATGGAGATCCGGACGGCGGCAGGAAATTTGATCGCCCTCGGGGCCGGCACCTTCACGGCGACCTCGGTCGCGGCGAAATGGTGAGTCATTTCAAAGCCCCTATTTTTCGCCGTTTGATAATTATTCTGATCGCGCTCTTTTTGGGGCATGATTCTCGGATACCAGGGCCTTAGGTAATTTATCGTCTTAACGTTCAAAGAAGGGGAAAACATGATTTTCAAAAACACTGCGATATTTTTGGCTTTCACCGCCATGTCCATGGCGGCCACGGTGCATGCCACGGATTTATCCTTGACCAAATCGGCTCTCGATTCCCAGGGACGCGCCCTTATCGAAGCGGCTCCGGGAACCGAATTTTTCTACGAAATTTTCGTGAACGACTCCAAAGAGAGCATCGAGGGAATTAACGTCTTCCTGACCGACACCCTTCCGGAGGAAATTCAAGTCCTACAAGTAACCGCAGATCGGGGACTTTGCGCCATCCAAGACCAGATCGTCACTTGCGACTTCGGCGCCGTCGCCGACGGTGAGATGATCAGAGTCCTAATCACCGCGAAAGTGCGCGAAAGCGCCGCCCTGGGCGCCGCCATTCTGAATAATGCGACGTTAACCGCCGACAACGAAGTCCAACCGTCCAACAACGAGGCTAGCGCCCAATTTACAGTTGGGACGGACACCTCCACCGCACCCGCAACAAGCTCCGGCGGTTGCTCTTTAACCCCACGTAAACCGACAATCTTACTTTGGAAAACATTTCGGCGAGGAATGGCCGACTAATACAAGACCCGTCAACGTCGCCAGTCTAAGGAGCGGCGAAAGCCTAGTCGCCGAAGACGTTGAAAAAATCAACGTCCCGACGATAGCGGCCCCAGCCGCCGGCATCTCCCAGCGCGAAACTCCCCACAACTCGATACTCCTCGTCGTAAGACTCGGGATTGATGCGATTGCAGGCCTCCACGCAGGAGGTCTTCAGGTCCATGAGGTTCTGCTTCAGCAGGATCTTCGTGGTCTGCGGACTGGTGATGCGGGTGACGTTGAAGCGCTTTCCTTCCGCCTTCGCCTGCTCGGCCAACCAGGTAAAAAAAATGCTGCCGGCGCCTGGACGCATCGGCGGCCCATGGGTGATCATCGTCTCCTCGAGGTCGATGAAATGAAGGGTGATGGCCTCGCGGTCCGAATAGACGAAGGCCTTGCCCCGCGTCTCGCCCTCTTCCAAGACGAGATGCACCTTGAGGGCGCCTTCCGGCGTGATGGGATCCCCCTCTCGGTTCACGGCGTGCTTCTCGATCTTCGCGTACAAGACACCGCCGTCACGCTCGGCAATCGCGAGGCGCGTGCCGACCAAGGCCGGATCCTCGCCTCGCCACAGGCCCTGGGGAGCGTCGAGAAGCAAGTCGAAGGGATAGTCGACGCCCTGCGAGGAATGAATTTTCTTAGGAAGACGCTGCGGAGTAGAAGAAACCCCTCCCGGCGAAGGCAAAGAAGCCGAGGCCCCCGGCTCTTGAAGCGCGCTCATCCACAGCGCGGGGGCACGAGGGGCCGTCTGGGACCGCGCCCCTCCAACCGGGGCGAGCGCGGGTGCCCAAGTTTGAGCCGGTGCGGCCTGCCTCGACAGGCTGGATCGCCAATCCAACTCCCTTTCGAAGGCCGCGAAGCGGGGACCCAGGAATCGCCTGCCGAGTCCCATCCCCGCCCCCAGGCTCAGCATCGCCGCCAGGCTGTCGACGGCCAAGGTCGCGGGTTCCGCGCTCGGACGAAGCCCCAACTTCGCCTCGGCCTGGGCCGCGAGGTTGAGACCCAAAAAGATAAAGGTCGGCGTCAAGGCCCCTCTGCCCAGACACATGATCGTCCCCGGCCCTCCCAGGAATCCAATGGCCTT
This portion of the Deltaproteobacteria bacterium PRO3 genome encodes:
- a CDS encoding PaaI family thioesterase, giving the protein MTPRNLGAAREKLIALFDSAPIIQSFGMKLSYDEAGRALVRLPFNPNFDHAFHQIHGGVMATMLDTAGWFTAAPHFDNWIATVEFQTRLLEPVEKVDLVAAGRIVRLGKRIAVCEMEIRTAAGNLIALGAGTFTATSVAAKW